The following DNA comes from Papaver somniferum cultivar HN1 chromosome 4, ASM357369v1, whole genome shotgun sequence.
ACCGGTTTTAATTAATCAAACTTTTTTGATTTTCGGGGGCTTTTGCCTACATTAGTATTTTGTCGAATTTTGCCTACATTAATTTTTTGTCAAATCAGCCTGATGAAACATTTCTTATAATATCAGGGATCTAAGGCATCAGGAGCTTTCATATTGACCGCAAGTCACAACCCTGGTGGTCCACATGAGGTAACTGCAGCATATATCTGCTAATACTTTAGTCTATGGCAGTTTCTTGGCAAAACTCCTGGTCTTCTAGTTCGTCTCAAAATGGTTTTTGAGTATTCATCTTCTGTCATTTCTTATAATCTCTGCTCCACAGGATTTTGGAATCAAGTACAACATGGAAAATGGTGGGCCTGCTCCTGAGGGAGTGACAGATAAGATCTATCAGAACACAACAACAATAAAAGAATACTACATTGCTGAAGATTTCCCAGATGTAATAAACAATGCTCTATCATTAGCAACATTTCTCGTTAACTGGAGTTACTCTGAACCTGttctaattttttattaaaaatacATCTTTCAGGTGGATCTTTCTACTGAAGGAGTAACAAAGCTTGGAGGGCCCGAGGGAGAGTTTGATGTTGATGTTTTTGATTCAGCCAATGACTATGTGAAGTTGATGAAGTTAGTATTTGCATAAATTCTTACTTTTTAGTGCTTGACGAATACATTGAGTTTCCATGTTAATTTTCGTAAATTGATTTAACAAATATCCTGATCTTTATTACTTTATCATTCATATCTTCTTCCTAATCCTCAGGTCGATTTTTGATTTTGAGTCTATTCAGAAGTTGGTTGCATCTCCCAAATTCACTTTCTGGTATGTTGGTCTTATCATATTTGGATTTGAGATATACTTATTATTATTGTTTGTTGAAATGACATTCCTTCGGTGtactttattgtttttttttaaattgtttctCAGTTATGACGCACTTCATGGGGTAGCTGGAGCTTATGCAAACCGCATTTTTGTTCAAGAGCTTGGAGCACAAGAAAGTTTTTTAATAAACTGTGTACCCAAGGTATGACTAGATTATGCAGCATCTCTTCCTATTGGGGAAGTCTTATTACATCTGTTTGTGGATATTTAGATTCATCTTCTGCATGGCCTTGTTAACAGGAAGACTTTGGAGGAGGTCATCCAGATCCCAACCTGACTTACGCCAAGGAGTTGGTTGCACGCATGGGGTTGTCTAAAGCTAACCCTGAAGCCAATCCACCAGAATTTGGTGCAGCTGCTGATGGTGATGCTGACCGTAACATGATCCTTGGTAAAAGGTAAAGCCGTACTTGATAGCTGATAGTTATTATCACCAATAAAGAAATGGTTTAAATAAAACAAATGCCTGTCTTGAAACTATTCTCTTGCCATGTCAGGTTTTTCGTGACTCCATCAGATTCTGTCGCCATAATTGCTGCAAATGCTGTTAAAGCCATTCCATATTTCTCATCGGGCTTAAAAGGAGTAGCCAGGTAGTATCCTCTGCATTTTATGTTAGATTAAAGTCAAGTTCCTGGTGTTTCAGTTATATTACCGTATTTGTTAGGCAGAAAATAAGACTTCTGTTGATGAGAGGTTAAGTTAATTAAATTTGATGGTGTTCCCTGCAGGAGCATGCCTACTTCAGCTGCTCTTGATGTTGTAGCGAAACATCTAAATCTGAAATTCTTCGAGGTGATACTCCCTTGCATGCTTAACGTAACCATAAAAATTAAGCCTTTTCTTTTCTTGGAGTTTTCTTCCATTAGTTTGAGAAGCAGCATCGTTTTGGTTTGATATCAGGTACCCACCGGCTGGAAGTTCTTCGGAAACTTAATGGACGCTGGAATGTGTTCAGTTTGTGGTGAAGAGAGTTTTGGAACTGGTACTCTCTAGACATACTTGTGTCTTATCTTTTTGACATTTCATTTATGGAATACTTTAGAGTTCAGGGTACATTTTTTGAGGAATTCCATAATTTGCTGATGTTCTGTTGAATTTATTTATCTCGGTCTACAGGTTCAGACCATATTCGTGAGAAGGATGGAATATGGGCAGTTTTAGCCTGGCTATCGATTCTTGCCTACGTTAATAAAGATAATCTTGGAAAAGATCAACTTGTCTCCGTTGAAGATATAGTTCGTGGTCATTGGTCTACTTACGGTCGCCACTATTACACCCGATATGACTATGAAGTAAATTTTTCATGGCTATTCTTCGTTAAATTGATCCTAGTCTTAGTTTGCACCATGAATAATGAGAACTTGTTCTGTTTATAATGTTGATTTTTCTTCTTGTAGAATGTGGATTCAGGTGCAGCCAAGGAGTTGATGGCGAATTTAGTCAATTTGCAGGCTTCCCTCTCTGATGTTAACAAGTAAGtctataaaaagaaaaacaacccaTCTTCTTTGCGGAAAGCAATTAAATTTAAATTGATTTGTGCACAAATTTTTAATTTAATCGACGTATTGATGTTGTTTTATACAGTATCATAAGGGGAATACGATCAGATGTTGCAGATGTCGTCCAAGCCGATGAATTTGAATACAAAGATCCTGTGGATGGATCTATCTCAAAGCACCAGGGTATTAGATACCTGTTTGCAGATGGATCACGATTGGTAACAAATAAAACCTCCTTTCCTAACCCTCAATTAGCTGTTTAATGTTTGTATGTCAAGAGGATCTATTACTACTTTTCTACCACCATGCCCACACGATTCTGTCTGACTCTGTATCTCTCTAAAGCATTATTTGTTTCCCTACAATTCCAGGTCTTCCGTCTTTCTGGAACTGGGTCAGAAGGTGCAACAATCCGGCTTTACATTGAGCAGTATGAGAAGGATCCTTCAAAGATTGGAAGGGAATCTCATGAGGCACTTGCTCCTTTGGTATGAGTCTCAACTCAGTCTCATTTCATACACTCTCTATGATTATAGCTTCCATTGTATTGACAACATTGAATGTTTTTGGCT
Coding sequences within:
- the LOC113275578 gene encoding phosphoglucomutase, cytoplasmic — translated: MVMFKVSKVETNPIDGQKPGTSGLRKKVKVFKQPHYLQNFVQATFNALPANQVKGAIIVVSGDGRYWSKDAIQIIIKMAAANGVRGVWVGLNGLMSTPAVSAVIRERTGADGSKASGAFILTASHNPGGPHEDFGIKYNMENGGPAPEGVTDKIYQNTTTIKEYYIAEDFPDVDLSTEGVTKLGGPEGEFDVDVFDSANDYVKLMKSIFDFESIQKLVASPKFTFCYDALHGVAGAYANRIFVQELGAQESFLINCVPKEDFGGGHPDPNLTYAKELVARMGLSKANPEANPPEFGAAADGDADRNMILGKRFFVTPSDSVAIIAANAVKAIPYFSSGLKGVARSMPTSAALDVVAKHLNLKFFEVPTGWKFFGNLMDAGMCSVCGEESFGTGSDHIREKDGIWAVLAWLSILAYVNKDNLGKDQLVSVEDIVRGHWSTYGRHYYTRYDYENVDSGAAKELMANLVNLQASLSDVNNIIRGIRSDVADVVQADEFEYKDPVDGSISKHQGIRYLFADGSRLVFRLSGTGSEGATIRLYIEQYEKDPSKIGRESHEALAPLVEVALKLSQMEKMTGRSAPTVIT